AGCTCCGCGTACTTGAAGCCGCGCAGCTCGACCACCACGCCCTGGTGAACGCCGCCCTCCGCCAGCGTACCCAGGCGCTCGCGCGTCACCTTCTCCACGCGAATGCCGAACTCGCGAGCCCGGCTGAGCAGCTCTCCCGCCGCTCGGGCGCCGAGCTGCCCCTCCACCAGGAACAAGCGCTCCACCTCGTCCGGCCGGGCCCGAAGGGCCGCCAGGACGGGATTCACCCCGTAGACGAAACGGGAGGCTTCGCCGCCTCCGCGCTCGCCCCGGCTGGCGCGCTGGGGGACTTCTTCGCTTGCGCGCTCACCACCACGGCCGCCCTTGGAAGAACGCTCACGCATGGGAACTCAGAGGACCTCGACAGGAAGGGAGAAGGTCTTCTGCTGACGTGCGCAGATCTTCTCCGTGCAGATGAAGAAGACGAGCTTCGCGTCCACGGAGCCCTTGCCCGCGGCGGCCGTCGTGAAGGGGACCTCGAAGCGAGGGTCCGCGAAGGCTTGACCCTCGGCCTTCTTCGCCACGGAGTCCGCCAGGACCAGCTTCTCCTTGGCCGGAGTCAACTGACTCCCCTTCACCTCAAGCTTCAACGGCGCCTCGTCGGAGACATGGGCCCCCGCCTTCGTCTTGATGGCGAGGACGAAGGTCCCCTTCTCCCCCGCCTTGACCTGGGTCGAGGTCCCCTCGGTGGAGACCTCATACAGTGAGGCCGGATCCACATCCGCGGCCAGTACGGGCGCGGAGCAGGTCACTGCCGCCAGCAGGGCGGCGAGGGAGGAAAGGCGTTGGCGACGAAGCATGGGCGTCTCCTGGAAACGATGGGTGCGTATCACGCTTGAGACAGCGGGGGCCGTCTTTCTCTTCACGCGCCGCCTTCGCCGGTCCGAGCGCGGCGCCCCGTGCCCTTCCGGTCCACAGGGAGCTGGGCAGGCTCAGATGACGCGGGCAGGGCCGACGGAGGCGACAGGTCCGGCACGGACACGGGCGGCTCCCCCGCCACGAGCGCTTCCGCGCGGATGATGATGAGCGAGGCCAGGTCCACGCCCGTCACCGCCTCCATCTCAGGAAGCGCGGGGGAGCTGTTCACCTCGAAGATCTTGGGTTGGCCCTGCACGTCGAGCAGGTCCACCGCCGCCACTTCGAGCCCGATGAGCCGGGTGGCCTTCTCCGCGGTGGCTCGCTGGGCGGGTGACAGCTCGTGCGCCTCCAGCCGGGCCCCCTTGATGAGGGTGTGCGCCAGGCGCCCGGGGCGCGGGCGGCGACGAACCGCGGCCACCGCCTGCCCACCCACGACGAGCACACGGACGTCGATGCCCGTGCTCTTCACGTACTCCTGCATCACGAGATTGTGCCCCAGCCCCAGGACGGCCTCGAGCGCGGCCTCCAGCGACTGGAGGCTCTCGCACACCATGACGCCGTGCTTCTCCTGCCCCTGCAGCAGTTTGACGAGGACGGGCACGCCGCCCAGCAAGCCCACCATCTCCTTGAGGTGAGCCGCGTCGCGCGCCATCACCGTCGACGGAATGTCGATGCCGTGCGCCGAGAGCAGTTGCAGCGAGCGCATCTTGTTGCGCGACTGCGCGATGGCCTGCGCGTGGTTGACGAGCGAGACCCGCGCCAGGCCGAACTGATTCACCACGGCCAGGCCATAGTTACTGATGGACTGGGCGATGCGGGGGAGGACGACGTCCGTGGGCGCCAGCTTCTTGCGGCCGTAGTAGAGCGTGGCGCTGCGCCCATCGAGGTGCATCTGCACGCGGAGTGGGTTGAGGACCCGCACCCGGTGCCCTCTTGCGCGCGCCACCTCGACAAGTCGCCGAGTGGACGGGATGGAAGCGGAGCGCGAGAGGATCGTGGCTTTCATGAGCGGGGCGGCCGTTCCGGGGAGAGAGGGACCTATAATCCCCGCCCCTCGCCGGGTAAAGCCGCCCCGCGAACCGCTGGACTAGCGCTGACGGATGGCCCGCACTTCAATCTTCACGGGCGCCTCCGGGGTGGAGGCCAGGATGCGCTCGCAGATCT
The Myxococcus xanthus genome window above contains:
- a CDS encoding ATP-grasp domain-containing protein, with translation MKATILSRSASIPSTRRLVEVARARGHRVRVLNPLRVQMHLDGRSATLYYGRKKLAPTDVVLPRIAQSISNYGLAVVNQFGLARVSLVNHAQAIAQSRNKMRSLQLLSAHGIDIPSTVMARDAAHLKEMVGLLGGVPVLVKLLQGQEKHGVMVCESLQSLEAALEAVLGLGHNLVMQEYVKSTGIDVRVLVVGGQAVAAVRRRPRPGRLAHTLIKGARLEAHELSPAQRATAEKATRLIGLEVAAVDLLDVQGQPKIFEVNSSPALPEMEAVTGVDLASLIIIRAEALVAGEPPVSVPDLSPPSALPASSEPAQLPVDRKGTGRRARTGEGGA